The genomic region TTATGGTAACTATGAACTGTCGATGACCTTGATGATCCTTTTGACTACTGTGGGTTTTCTAAACATACATACGGTAATGCTGAGGTTTATGTATGGCGTGGAATACGAGGATGAAGAATCTAAGAAAAGTGCCATATACAGCGGTGCTTTGATTCAGGCTTTCTGCCTTGGGTTTTTATTCCTGACCGTTTTTGTTACTGAAAGAATAACTACGTTTCCATATCCTAAAGCCGGCTTGTTTTATGGTATTGCTTTTACCTTGAGTGCTTTCTTCCTTAATTGTACAAGAGGCATGGACAAAGAACGGGAGTATACGATTGGCTTCTCAATTTTCCATATTACCAATCTTGTCTGTTCTCTTGTCCTGTTGGTTTGGAAGGGCTTGGGAGCATATGCAATTTTCATTTCTGCTGGGATTGCCTATCTGGTTCAGGTAATCTATCTTGAAAGCAGAATACATATCATCCCGAAATTCCGGTTCAGGTATATCAAGTTTGTGTTGATGGTTAGAATGCTGAAATTTGCCTTCCCTTTGGCTTTTGCAGCCATTGGAACCTGGGTTATGAAATACTACTCAAGTATTATCATCGTCAAGATCCTTGGTTCAAAAGAAAATGGCATGTATACCATGGCTCTGAATTTTGCCCGTGCAATACCTACGATTGCAAATGGTCTGCTGGTAGCATGGCAGGAAATTGCTTTCTCCACGCGAGGAGAAGCAAGCAACAGGCGTGCTTTTTTCCAGGGCACGCTTGAACAAGGTACTGATAACTTTTGCCTGTACCCTTATGCTTTTCATTCCTGCCATCCATCTGGTGATTCCTTATTACCTTGATTCTGCTTATTCAGGAATCATGCCGTTGATTACTGTCTGTACGGTTGCCTTCCTGTTTGACTGTTTCAGCACGATTTTGGAAGGTGTCTTCGGCAATTCGATAAACAGCATGCCCATATTGATTTCTACTGTAGTAGGTACTGTGACGGTTCTCTGTATCATCGTGCCTTTGGTGACACGGTTCGGGACAGTAGGTGCAGCTGTTACTACGGCAATTGGCTTTTTTCCTTGTTGCCTCAATCAAGCTGATTTGGCTTTCCATAGAAAATCACTTCAGGATGAACGTAAAAAGGATCTTATTCTATTTGCTATCGGCCGGTATAGTTTCCTATTATGCAACCATTGGTTCTGTATCAGTTGATGTATTCCTTCTGCTGGCAGCTCTGGTTCTGAGTTATCCATACTTCCGGCCGATGATCAAATACAAGAAAACTAAAAAACAAGAATAAAACTACTGCACATTTTGTTCTTTCCACCAAACAGTATGTTTTGTATGTGTTGTTGTTCTTTTGTTTTCTGGCGGTAATTTCATGTAATCCCCGTACCATCCTTTTAGTATTTCATCATAACCTCGAGGGATAGGCATTTGTGTATCTTCAAAGGCCATATCTATGGGCTTTCCTAAAAGTTTTTTTCCCATTGGAAGATTACCAAGTGAACCAGATAATATACCTACTCTTTCTGCGGTGTCGTAGCTTCCTGTTTTTCTTGCTGTTTTAACCATTCTACCCATTAAATATGGAGTTGAAGCCCAAAATGAAATAATGTTGAGCCCTGTTATTGCTAATTTTTCTTTGAAAGTATCGTTTTGCTTATAAGTAAGTTCATGAGCCCAACTAAAAAACCGCCTAGCTTTATCTACTTCTTTGGTTAGGCACCCTTTAGGACAAGCGTCAATTGGGTAAACATCGATATATACACCAAGAAGACAATTGCAGCGAAAATGCTCATCTAGCACCGTTCTGTTATCCATAATTTTTCCAAACGGAAGATAATAGTTTTTGTTGTTCTCAAAACAAATGAATGAGTATTTTCCAGTTGGATCAACATAGTTTTCAATAAGATAATCATAATCAGGCCTAGGCATTATGACATCAATATCATCATCCCAAGGAATAAACCCTTTATGTCTGACTGCGCCTAATAATGTTCCATAAGCTA from Spirochaetia bacterium harbors:
- a CDS encoding LicD family protein → MKEIELDILKHFKKYCNEHNLTFYLAYGTLLGAVRHKGFIPWDDDIDVIMPRPDYDYLIENYVDPTGKYSFICFENNKNYYLPFGKIMDNRTVLDEHFRCNCLLGVYIDVYPIDACPKGCLTKEVDKARRFFSWAHELTYKQNDTFKEKLAITGLNIISFWASTPYLMGRMVKTARKTGSYDTAERVGILSGSLGNLPMGKKLLGKPIDMAFEDTQMPIPRGYDEILKGWYGDYMKLPPENKRTTTHTKHTVWWKEQNVQ
- a CDS encoding oligosaccharide flippase family protein, yielding MAKHETKHERRNIAKKSLIYSIGTLVSISVTMILIPLYSRCLSPADYGNYELSMTLMILLTTVGFLNIHTVMLRFMYGVEYEDEESKKSAIYSGALIQAFCLGFLFLTVFVTERITTFPYPKAGLFYGIAFTLSAFFLNCTRGMDKEREYTIGFSIFHITNLVCSLVLLVWKGLGAYAIFISAGIAYLVQVIYLESRIHIIPKFRFRYIKFVLMVRMLKFAFPLAFAAIGTWVMKYYSSIIIVKILGSKENGMYTMALNFARAIPTIANGLLVAWQEIAFSTRGEASNRRAFFQGTLEQGTDNFCLYPYAFHSCHPSGDSLLP